The bacterium region CTGAGGCGCCCTGCTGGAGCGCATCATACGCCATTTTCAATGCGTCCCGTTCCGGTAGTTTTTTGCCACCTGCAATAACAATGGGAACAGGACATCCGGAGGTTACAGTTTCAAATCCGGGGACAAAATAAGTTTTTACAAATGTTGCTCCCAGCTCGGCGCAGATCCTCGTTGCAAGGCCAATGTAGCGCGCATCTCTTGTGATCTCCTTGCCCACTGCGGTAACACCAAGAACTGGAATGCCATAACGAAGTCCTTGATCGACAAGACGGGTCATGTTGTGGACCGATTGGGTTTCAAATTCTCCACCAATGAATACCTGCACCGCCATCGCGGAAACATTCATCCGAACGGCATCTTCAATATCGATGGCAATTTGTTCGTTGGAAAGCTCCTTCAGGATGCTTGGACCGCCGCTGGCCCTCATCACAATCGCCCTCCCGGTGGCAGCTGGTATTGTGGTCCGCAATATACCTCTTGTGAGCATGAGTGCGTCAGAATGTTCGGCCAGTGGAAGAATTGTGACATCGCACCGCTCGAGACCGGTCGTCGGTCCTTGAAAATAGCCATGATCGAAAGCCAGCATGAGTGTCCTGCCGGATTTCGGCTGAAAAATGCGAGCCAAACGATTTTTCATGCCCCAATCGTAGGAATTGGAGCCTTTTAGAAAAAAGAGCTCGTTCCGAACAGGGACGTCCAGGTGAAAATTCTTTTTCTCGTCAGATTGATCGGCTTCCGGCATAATAAAAACTCCTTTTTTTAAGTGACTAATGACTGGTGGCCAGTGATTAGTGAGTTTAGCTCATGGGTGGATTTACTGCAAATATGTTTAGATCTTTTTAAGAGATAGGGCGTTTCATTATACGGAGGTGGAACTATGCAAAAATGGATCGTTTTTTCAGCGCTTGCATTGACGTTCGGGCTCAGTATGCAGGCCGTCACTTCTCAGGCAACGAAGGTAGCTACGGCCAATTCAAAGTTTGGTTTAAATTTGTATTCCCAACTCAACCAGCGAGCGGAAACCAGGAACATCTTCTTCTCCCCCTCGAGCGTATCCTGGTGTCTCAGCATGTTATTCAATGGAGCGGAAGGGAACACCAAACAGGAAATGGCGCAGGCTCTTCAGATCAGCGGATTGAGCCTGCAGGAGCTGAACAGTGCTTACGGTGAATGGCGAAACACATGGGTAAAACCTGACCCGAAAGTAGAGATCGATGTTGCAAATTCAATCTGGTCAAGGCGCGGTCTTTCTTTCAAACCTGAATTCTTGCAAACAAATAAGAATTTCTACGCTGCTGAAGTTAGTGAACTCGATTTCAATGATCCCCAATCGCTGTTAACCATTAATTCGTGGGTCAAGAACAAAACAAGAGGCAAGATAGAGAAAATTATTGATCAGATTAGCGCCGATTCGGTCCTTTTCCTCATCAATGCGATCTACTTCAAGGGAAAATGGACAATCGAATTCGATCCAGCAAAAACGAAGGAAGAGAACTTTGTCACGGTTCCTGGAAAGCAAATGCATGTGAAGATGATGCATCAGCGCGGTACGTATCAGTATCAGGAGCAACCGGAATTTCAGTCAGTTGCTCTGCCTTATGGCGATGGTCGTTTGAAAATGCACGTTTTTCTTCCGTCTAAAGAAGTAGGGCTGAATAAGTTTCATCAGACTCTTACTCACGCAAACTGGGAAAGATGGATGACACAGTATGAAGAATCGGAAGGAAGCATCGGTTTACCGCGTTTTCGAATCGAGTACGAAACAACGTTGAATCAGGCGCTCAAAACGCTCGGAATGAAAAACGCATTTGATCCGTCTCAAGCCGATTTCGGCGGAATGATCACGGGCTCTCAAAGACCGTACGTCAGCGAGGTTAAGCATAAGGCTTTTGTGGAAGTCAATGAAGAAGGTACTGAAGCAGCCGCCGTCACATCAACCGAGGTTCGAATCGTATCGATGCCGATTCCCAAAAAGACGTTTCAAATGATCATGGATCGTCCCTTTTTCTTTGCGATTCGGGACGGCTCGACCGGTGCTGTACTCTTTATGGGAGCTGTCAGCGATCCTGTCTAGGAAGTTTCTTCCGATGCAGGAATCGGTTGGCGTACCCACGCGAACAAAGCGAATGCGGCTGTACCCAGTAGCAGATATTCTCCGGCAAATCGGAATCTTTCAAAATTGTACTGAAGTACGACAAGGAAATACGCGAGTAAAATCGCACGAACAAGACGCGGATGTTCTTTTTGTTTGGAAATAAGAAGAAAAATCAGCGCAATGCCTATCGCAAACAACAGGACATTCACGTAAAAAGCATATTCGAGCATAACTGGCTGCCTCCCCAGATCTGAGTTATCCTGCCACAAAATCCGCTACTCTGGCAAGCGAAATCTTTGACAAAGTTTGCAGTAGCGTTGTCCAAGCGATGTGGCGCGGCGTCTCGCCCGCACGACACAATCCATCCCGTACCCGTCTATGTCCATTTCATGTCTATACGAACGGCCCACAAAATCTCGCGATGATATGATGACACCGATGAAACTGGATACGAAGAGGACTTTGCTGCTCGCTTTCGGAGTGGCCACGGTTTTGATCCTTCTGAATGCTACGCAGCGGTCGCTGGCATCCTGGGAGCAGACTCCCTCCTCCCCTGTGATGAAATTTGCAAATGTTCCTGCAGATGCGGCCTTGTGGTACCTGTGGGCTCTATCAATCTTTCCTATCTATTTCGTTGCATCTCACATTTCTCTGAGGCGCAGCAACCGTATTCTTGTTTTTCTGTCGCACCTGGGGATTGGATTCTCATTCGCGCTTGCAAATATTTGTGTGCAATCCTTAATTCTCTCTTTCGTTACCGGCGATGCTGTTTTTTCGCTGATTGAATACGGTTTTGTTTCAAGGCTGTACATGCGCACGGCAATCTATTTCCTGATCGTGATTGCCTGCTACGCCTACATTTTTCACCAACGGCACCGTGAAGAAGAATTGCGCGCCGAACATTTGGAATCGCAGCTGGCGCGTCTTCAGTTTCAAATGTTGAAATCCAAATTGAATCCCGAATTCCTTTTCAACACGATGCAATCCATTTCGGGCTTGATTCGCAAAGACATTGAATCTGCTGATCTACTCACGGCGCGTCTCGGAGATTTTCTGCGCATTTCATTGGAGAATTCCTGCGCCGGGCAGGTCACGCTGCAACAGGAACTGGATCTTGTCAGAAGCTATCTGGACATTCAGCGCGTGTACGCGCCGCAACTGGAGATCTCCATTCACGTGGATCCTCATTCCTTTGGAACTCTTGTGCCGAACCGTCTTCTTCTGGAAACCGTTCAAACATTCACTCTTCAGAAACGGCTGGATATGCAAGC contains the following coding sequences:
- the lsrF gene encoding 3-hydroxy-5-phosphonooxypentane-2,4-dione thiolase, whose product is MPEADQSDEKKNFHLDVPVRNELFFLKGSNSYDWGMKNRLARIFQPKSGRTLMLAFDHGYFQGPTTGLERCDVTILPLAEHSDALMLTRGILRTTIPAATGRAIVMRASGGPSILKELSNEQIAIDIEDAVRMNVSAMAVQVFIGGEFETQSVHNMTRLVDQGLRYGIPVLGVTAVGKEITRDARYIGLATRICAELGATFVKTYFVPGFETVTSGCPVPIVIAGGKKLPERDALKMAYDALQQGASGVDMGRNIFQSASPVAMIQAVRKVVHEGFNPDHAYEYFQDLKQTTK
- a CDS encoding serpin family protein gives rise to the protein MQKWIVFSALALTFGLSMQAVTSQATKVATANSKFGLNLYSQLNQRAETRNIFFSPSSVSWCLSMLFNGAEGNTKQEMAQALQISGLSLQELNSAYGEWRNTWVKPDPKVEIDVANSIWSRRGLSFKPEFLQTNKNFYAAEVSELDFNDPQSLLTINSWVKNKTRGKIEKIIDQISADSVLFLINAIYFKGKWTIEFDPAKTKEENFVTVPGKQMHVKMMHQRGTYQYQEQPEFQSVALPYGDGRLKMHVFLPSKEVGLNKFHQTLTHANWERWMTQYEESEGSIGLPRFRIEYETTLNQALKTLGMKNAFDPSQADFGGMITGSQRPYVSEVKHKAFVEVNEEGTEAAAVTSTEVRIVSMPIPKKTFQMIMDRPFFFAIRDGSTGAVLFMGAVSDPV